Below is a window of Streptomyces genisteinicus DNA.
ATGTGGCAGCCCAGGCCGAAGAGCTGCGAGGCGCCCACGCTCGCCACCGCGAGGCCGGGGCGCACGCCGGACCGCTGGAGGAAGCGGGTGTTGAGCGCCACGCCGCCGACCGCCGCCGGAGCCACGATCTTGACGAACGAACCGGCCACCTGAGCCCACACGGTGGGCCGGAAGCCGACGCGCTCGGGCACGAAGCCGAGCAGGCTCATGGCCGCGGCGATGTAGCTGAGCGCCGAGAACGCCAGCGCCGCCGCGACCCAGCCCCAGTGCGCGCGCTCGAAGACCGTGCCGAAGTCGATGCCCGCGATCTGCGACAGCAGGAAGTACGCGGCGACGGCCCCGGCGATGAAGCTGACCAGGGTGCGCGGTCTGATCCGTTCCAGACGGACCGGCTCGACCGGCGCCTGCGGCCTGATCAGCAGCACCTGGGCGCGGATCTGCGAGAGCAGGTCCTCCTCGCGGGCCTCGTCGAGCGCCTCGTCGACGGCGCGCTTGTCGGCCTGCCGCTCCGCCTTCTCGACCTTGCGGGCCGCCTTGCGGTCGTCCTTGCGGTCGTCGGCGGGGGGCGCCTCGGCCTCGGTGCGGGCCCGTCGCGCCGCGGCCGACGCCTCCAGCACCGCCTCACGCTCGCGGGCCGCCCGCTCCCGGGCCTGCTGGCGCAGGGTGGCCCGGGTGGAGCGGCTCAGCGCGATCGGCTGGAGCAGCGGCAGGCAGTCGGCCACCGCGTCCGGGCCGAGCACCTCGACCGCCGCGGCGACCGCGCGCTCCGCGCCGACCCGCAGGCCCAGCGTGGCCAGGAGCTGCGCGATGTCCATCCGCAGGACCAGATCCCCGGCGGCGATCTCGCCGCCCCGCAGGTCCGTGACGATCACCCGGCCCGCGCCGTCGACCATGATCGCGTCGCCGGCGAGCCGGCGGTGCGCGATCCGGCGCGACTGGAGCGCCCTGACCTGGCGCCAGGCGCCGAGCACCACCTCGTCGGTGATCTCCTCGTCGGAGAGGGAGTCGAGCAGCCGCCCGCCCTGGTGCTCGTAGACCAGCATCACGGCGTCCGGGCCGAGCTCGGAGGTGGCGATCAGCTTGGGGGCGTTGGCGCCGGCGGCGATCGCCGCGTACGCGAGCAGCGCCTCCTGCTCCAGCGCCTGGCGCAGCGACTGGATGGAGCGGCGGGTGGTGATGGACCGCAGGGTCAGCCGCCGCCACACCCGGTAGAAGAAGCCGTGCGCCTGCTGCTCGCGGTCGACGACGGTGACGTCCAGCGGGGGGCCGTCCTCCATCGACACGATGTACCGGCGGCCGCGGTCCTGGTCGGTGTTCTCCGGGGTGTCCTCGGCCCGCATCGCGCTCACCGGGCGGAAGCCGACGTGCCGCAGACCGGCGAGCAGCGTCTGGCCGGTGGGGCGGACGTTCGGCGAGCCGACCGCGTAGAGGGTGCCGTACGCCACCGTCCAGCCGAGGAGGACGGTGAGGATGATCGAGAACGGGGTGGTGTAGCCGGCGACCAGCATGGCGAAGGCGTCGAGCAGCAGCACCACCCAGAGGATCACCCGCCAGCGGGGTCTGCGGGCCATCCCGACCGCCGTCATGTAGGCGATCACGGGTGCCAGGTAGCCATGCACGGGATCGGTCAGCCCGTCCGCGCGGGCCTGGGTCAGCGCGTCCTGGAGGCTGCCCGGGGCGGCGCGCGAGACCCACAGGTCGGTCGCGAGCGTCACCCCGTGCGCCAGCACCGCCGCGAGCACGCCGTCGGCGATCCGCAGCCCGTCGCGTTTGACCAGCCGCTCGATGGCGAAGGCCACCGGCACCAGCAGCACCGCGATGCTCGACACCAGGCCCGCGATCTTGACCAGCAGGTCGGGCGCCTGGTCGGTGCCCTTGCTGATGTCGGACTCGAGGCCGGTCGTGGTGCCCTGGGCGAAGGCGGCGACGGCGAGCACGAGCGCGATGGCCAGGATGCCCACCAGCAGCCGCATCAGGTCCGAGGGGCGGTGGACGCGGGCGGCGAGCAGCGGTTCGTCACCGGAGACCCGGTCGGCTCCGGTCTGCGAGCTCACCGCGGTGGCGCCGGCCGGGACCTCGGAGTCGGCGGGGCCCCGGCCGGGCGCGCCGTCGGGGACGGACGCGCCGGAGCGCGGCCCGGACCCGGGGCCGTCCGTCGCGTGAGGAGCCTGCACGCCCTGCTCCTTCGCCGTCTCGGTCTCTTCTTGATCTCGTATCACCAGTCACCGCCCGCACGATGGTGGCACGACCCGGCGACAGAGGCGGGTATCAGGGTGTTTTGCGGGCGACAAGTGCGCCCGCGATGTCCTGCTTCGAGTCTTGTGCTCCGATTCTCCCCCGGCCTGTGGAGTTGTCGGTGCCGTGCGGCAGGATGGGACGGATGGACGACCGGATGGGCGAACCGCCCGAGTACCCCGACTACGCCGAGCGTGTGCTGGAGGTCGCCGAGCTCGTCCCCGCGGGCCGCGTGATGACCTACGGGGACGTCGCCGAATGGCTCGGCGAGGGCGGTCCGCGCCAGGTCGGCAGAGCCATGGCGCTCTACGGCGGCGCGGTCCCCTGGTGGCGGGTCGTCCGGGCGGACGGCGTCCTGCTGCCCGGCCACGAACTGCGCGCCCTGGAGCGGTACCGTGCGGAGGGCACGCCGCTGCGCGAGGCGTCGCGGAGTGCCGGGGACCACGTGCCCCGCCTGGACATGAAGCGGGCGCGATGGGACGGCGCGGCCGGTCCGGGGCCCGCGCGGGAGCCGGCGGACTCCACCGCCGTCCCGGACGGCGCACGGGCCGAATGACACGCAGGCCCGCCGCACGGCGCACGGGCGCACTGACGCGGCGGCCCGCCGCACGGAGTGAACCGGCGTAGCCTCTCCGGCGCGCGGCGCACGCGACCTCACCACCAGCACACCCACCAGGACCGGCGATCCACGTGAGTTCCTCCTCCACCACGGGGCGTACGACGTACCCGCACCAGGTACGGCGGAGGCCCGCGGGCGCGTACCGGCTGGTGCGCACACCCCCCGACCCCGTGGTTCCCCCTCACCTGGACGCAGCGCAGCGTGCGGTGGTTGATCACGGGGAAGGCCCGCTGCTGGTCCTCGCGGGGCCGGGGACCGGCAAGACGACCACCCTGGTGGAGTCCGTCGCCGCCCGGATCGCCCGCGGCCAGGACCCCGCCCGGATCCTGGTCCTCACCTTCAGCCGCAAGGCCGCGGTCGAACTGCGCGACCGGATGGCCCTGCGGCTCGGCGGCGCCCACGGTCCGCAGGCGACCACCTTCCACTCCTTCTGCTACGCGCTGATCCGCGCACACCAGGACGCGGACCTCTTCTCCGAACCCCTGCGACTGCTGTCCGGCCCCGAACAGGACGTGGCCCTGCGCGAGATGCTCGCCGGACACGTCGCTCTGGAACGCGAGGGGCGGGCGGCCGTCCGCTGGCCCGGCGACCTGCGGGCCTGCCTCACCACCCGCGGCTTCGCCGACGAGGTCCGCGCGGTGCTCGCGCGCAGCCGGGAACTCGGCCTCGGCCCGGACGCCCTCGCCCGCTTCGCGGCGCGGACCGGCCGGCCCGACTGGGGCGCCGCGGCGGCGTTCCTCGCGGAGTACCTGGACGTGCTCGACATGCAGGGGGTGCTCGACTACGCGGAGCTGGTGCACCGCGCCGTGCTCCTCGCCGAGCGGGATCTCGCGCCGGACGACTTCCCCTACGATGCGGTCTTCGTGGACGAGTACCAGGACACCGACCCGGCGCAGGTCCGGCTGCTCCACGCGCTCGCCGGCCGGGGACGCACCCTGGTCGCCTTCGGCGACCCCGACCAGTCGATCTACGCCTTCCGGGGCGCCGACGTGAACGGCATCCTCGACTTCCCCGACGCCTTCCCCCGCCGGGACGGCCGGCCCGCCGGGGTCGCGGTCCTGACCACGTCCCGGCGGAGCGGTGCCGGCCTGCTGGCGGCGACCCGGCAGCTGACCCGCCGGATGCCCCTCACCCGGCTTCCGGCCGAGCGCGTCCGCGCGCACCGGGAACCGTCCGCCGTGCGCGAGGGCGGGCGGGTGGAGGTGTTCACGTACCCGACGGCGTCGACCGAGACCGACAACATCGCGGACGTCCTGCGCCGCGCCCATCTGGAGGACGGCGTCCCCTGGCGCGAGATGGCGGTCCTGGTGCGCGCGGGCGGCCGCGCCATCCCGACCCTGCGCCGCGCCCTGACCTCGGCCGGAGTGCCGGTGGAGGTCTCCGGCGACGACATCCCGCTGCGCCACGAGCCCGCCGTCTCCCCGCTCCTGACCGCCCTGCGCGTCTGCGCCGCGGCCACGGCCGCGGTCACCGGCTCCGCGGGCGGGGCTCCCGTGAGGGGGATTCCCGAGGGTGGGGTGCCCGCGGGTGGGGATGAGGGCGAGGGCGAAGCGGGGGCCGGTGATGGGGCCGCGGATGCACGGGTCGAGGACGAGGGCGGGGGCGCGCACGAGGTCGGGAGCGGCGCCGGGGCCGGGTCCGGCGTCGCCCGGGTGACCGCGGAGGGCGAGGAGGGCGCGGAGGCCGTCGGGTCCGGCCCGGGTGACGTGGTGTCTGCGGAGGCCGTCGGGCCGGGCGCGGCTGCGGGCGACCCGGCCGGCGAGCTCGCGGGCGGCGAGGCGGCTGCCGGGCCGCAGGGCGACGGGGCCGCATCGCCCCGGGCCGATGCGGCCGCGGCCGAGCGCCCCGGTCCGGCGGCACGGTTCGGCGGGATGGACGCGGAGACCGCCGCCGTGCTGCTGACCTCGCCCCTGGGAGGCATGGACACCGCCGATCTGCGCCGCCTCGGCCGGGCGCTGCGCGACGAGGAGCGGGCGGCGGGCAACCGGGTGCCGCCGCCCTCCGACGTCCTGATCGCACGGGCGCTCGCCGAGCCGGAGCGCCTGGTCGCACACGACGCCGCCCACGCGCGCGGGGCCCAGCGGCTCGGCGCCCTGCTCCGCAGGACGCGCGAGCTGCTCGCCGGCGGCGGCACCGCCGAGGAGGCGCTCTGGCTGCTCTGGGACGGCACGTCCTGGCCGCAGCGGCTGGAGCGCGCCGCCTTCCGCGGCGGCCCCGGCGGCCGCAACGCCGACCGGGACCTCGACGCGGTGTGCGCCCTCTTCGAGACGGCCGCCCGTGCCGAGGAGCGCACCGGCGGCCGGGGCGCCCTCAACTTCATCGAGGAACTCGACGCCCAGGACATCGCCGCCGACACCCTCTCCCGCCGGGAGGCCCGCCCCGACGCCGTACGCCTGATGACCGCGCACCGCTCCAAGGGCCTGGAGTGGAGCCTGGTCGTGGTCGCGGGCGTGCAGGAAGGGCTCTGGCCCGACCTGCGGCGCCGCGGCTCGCTGCTGGAGGCGGACCGCATCGGCCGGGACGGCCTCGCCGAGCCGCTGCCCCCGGGGGCGCTGCTGGCGGAGGAGCGCCGGCTCTTCTACGTGGCCGCGACCCGGGCCCGTGACCGGCTCGTGGTCACCGCCGTCAAGGCCCCGGCGGACGACGGTGACCAGCCCTCCCGCTTCCTCACCGAGCTGGGCGCCGAGCCCCGCGACGTCACCGGCCGCCCGCGGCGTCCGCTCGCCGTCGCCCCGCTCGTCGCGGAACTGCGCGCCACGACCGTCGACCCGGCGGCGTCGCCCGCGCTGCGCGACGCCGCCGCGCGGCGGCTCGCCCGGCTCGCCGCGCTCAGCGACGAGGAGGGCCAGCCGCTGGTGCCCTCGGCCCACCCGTACCGCTGGTGGGGCATGTTCGACCCGACGCACAGCGCGGTGCCGCTGCGCGACCGGGACCGGCCCGTGGCCCTGTCCGGCAGCGCCCTGGACCAGCTCGCCAACACCTGCGCCCTCCAGTGGTTCCTGGGGCGCGAGGTCAAGGCGGACGTCCCGGCCACCGCCGCGCAGGGGTTCGGCAACGTGATCCACGTCCTGGCCGACGAAGTGGCCTCCGGCCGCACGCCCGCCGATCTCGCCGTCCTCATGGAGCGTCTCGACACCGTCTGGGACGGACTGGTCTTCGACGCGCCCTGGAAGTCCGCGCAGGAGAAGGAGCACGCCCGGGTCGCCCTGGAGCGCTTCCTCCGCTGGCACGTGACGGACCGGGCGGGACGCACCACCGCCGCCACCGAGCACGACTTCGACGTGACGCTGGAGGCCGGCGCGTACGAGGTGCGCATCCGCGGCTCCATGGACCGGGTCGAGGAGGACGCCG
It encodes the following:
- a CDS encoding ATP-dependent helicase, whose amino-acid sequence is MSSSSTTGRTTYPHQVRRRPAGAYRLVRTPPDPVVPPHLDAAQRAVVDHGEGPLLVLAGPGTGKTTTLVESVAARIARGQDPARILVLTFSRKAAVELRDRMALRLGGAHGPQATTFHSFCYALIRAHQDADLFSEPLRLLSGPEQDVALREMLAGHVALEREGRAAVRWPGDLRACLTTRGFADEVRAVLARSRELGLGPDALARFAARTGRPDWGAAAAFLAEYLDVLDMQGVLDYAELVHRAVLLAERDLAPDDFPYDAVFVDEYQDTDPAQVRLLHALAGRGRTLVAFGDPDQSIYAFRGADVNGILDFPDAFPRRDGRPAGVAVLTTSRRSGAGLLAATRQLTRRMPLTRLPAERVRAHREPSAVREGGRVEVFTYPTASTETDNIADVLRRAHLEDGVPWREMAVLVRAGGRAIPTLRRALTSAGVPVEVSGDDIPLRHEPAVSPLLTALRVCAAATAAVTGSAGGAPVRGIPEGGVPAGGDEGEGEAGAGDGAADARVEDEGGGAHEVGSGAGAGSGVARVTAEGEEGAEAVGSGPGDVVSAEAVGPGAAAGDPAGELAGGEAAAGPQGDGAASPRADAAAAERPGPAARFGGMDAETAAVLLTSPLGGMDTADLRRLGRALRDEERAAGNRVPPPSDVLIARALAEPERLVAHDAAHARGAQRLGALLRRTRELLAGGGTAEEALWLLWDGTSWPQRLERAAFRGGPGGRNADRDLDAVCALFETAARAEERTGGRGALNFIEELDAQDIAADTLSRREARPDAVRLMTAHRSKGLEWSLVVVAGVQEGLWPDLRRRGSLLEADRIGRDGLAEPLPPGALLAEERRLFYVAATRARDRLVVTAVKAPADDGDQPSRFLTELGAEPRDVTGRPRRPLAVAPLVAELRATTVDPAASPALRDAAARRLARLAALSDEEGQPLVPSAHPYRWWGMFDPTHSAVPLRDRDRPVALSGSALDQLANTCALQWFLGREVKADVPATAAQGFGNVIHVLADEVASGRTPADLAVLMERLDTVWDGLVFDAPWKSAQEKEHARVALERFLRWHVTDRAGRTTAATEHDFDVTLEAGAYEVRIRGSMDRVEEDAGGRAYVVDFKTGKQAPTRDEVARHPQLAVYQLAVREGAVDDVFDGRRPEAGGAELVHLRQAAPQKEGGDALPRVQAQEAPSGEWVGELLATAAGRVLDERFTPSAGQHCAHCTFRASCSAQPEGRQIVE
- a CDS encoding lysylphosphatidylglycerol synthase transmembrane domain-containing protein; protein product: MQAPHATDGPGSGPRSGASVPDGAPGRGPADSEVPAGATAVSSQTGADRVSGDEPLLAARVHRPSDLMRLLVGILAIALVLAVAAFAQGTTTGLESDISKGTDQAPDLLVKIAGLVSSIAVLLVPVAFAIERLVKRDGLRIADGVLAAVLAHGVTLATDLWVSRAAPGSLQDALTQARADGLTDPVHGYLAPVIAYMTAVGMARRPRWRVILWVVLLLDAFAMLVAGYTTPFSIILTVLLGWTVAYGTLYAVGSPNVRPTGQTLLAGLRHVGFRPVSAMRAEDTPENTDQDRGRRYIVSMEDGPPLDVTVVDREQQAHGFFYRVWRRLTLRSITTRRSIQSLRQALEQEALLAYAAIAAGANAPKLIATSELGPDAVMLVYEHQGGRLLDSLSDEEITDEVVLGAWRQVRALQSRRIAHRRLAGDAIMVDGAGRVIVTDLRGGEIAAGDLVLRMDIAQLLATLGLRVGAERAVAAAVEVLGPDAVADCLPLLQPIALSRSTRATLRQQARERAAREREAVLEASAAARRARTEAEAPPADDRKDDRKAARKVEKAERQADKRAVDEALDEAREEDLLSQIRAQVLLIRPQAPVEPVRLERIRPRTLVSFIAGAVAAYFLLSQIAGIDFGTVFERAHWGWVAAALAFSALSYIAAAMSLLGFVPERVGFRPTVWAQVAGSFVKIVAPAAVGGVALNTRFLQRSGVRPGLAVASVGASQLFGLGCHILLLLLFGYLTGTERTASFTPSRTVIAGLLTVAVLVLVVTAIPFLRKFVVTRLRSLFAGVVPRMLDVLQRPMKLLTGIGGMLLLTGVFVMCLDASIRAVDGGNQPISYASIAVVFLAGNALGSAAPTPGGVGAVEGALLGGLVLVGVPKEVAAPAVLLYRMMTLWLPVLPGWFAFNHLTRKGSL
- a CDS encoding MGMT family protein yields the protein MDDRMGEPPEYPDYAERVLEVAELVPAGRVMTYGDVAEWLGEGGPRQVGRAMALYGGAVPWWRVVRADGVLLPGHELRALERYRAEGTPLREASRSAGDHVPRLDMKRARWDGAAGPGPAREPADSTAVPDGARAE